The following coding sequences lie in one Salmo salar chromosome ssa13, Ssal_v3.1, whole genome shotgun sequence genomic window:
- the LOC106567205 gene encoding lysine-specific demethylase 5B-B isoform X3 — MTQPRPDEFKPPQECPVFEPSWEEFADPFAYINKIRPIAEKTGICKVRPPPDWQPPFACDVDRLHFTPRIQRLNELEAQTRVKLNFLDQIAKFWELQGCSLKIPHVERKILDLYQLNKNVADEGGFDIVCRDRRWTAIALKMGFAPGKAVGSHLRSHYERLLYPYNLFQSGANLLAPELASKLMRLVSAPELDTFVQEPTLPVDTSDKECKPPDLTERQHFVEPTESCCNSAHRAKRMRAESGCVKTEPGTEPCENNRPNLRRRMGSFVAKPEPDIPILVKQEPIEPVSEADKNKSRYKKKTSIDAPPPAVSVVDLYMCLVCGSGSDEDRLLLCDGCDASYHTFCLIPPLHDIPKGDWRCPKCLAQECSKPQEAFGFEQAYRDYSLRAFGEMADSFKSDYFNMPVHMVPTELVEKEFWRLVSTIEEDVTVEYGADIASKEFGSGFPIKNGRFKVSEKDEKYLKCGWNLNNMAMMDPSVLTHVTADICGMTLPWLYVGMCFSSFCWHIEDHWSYSINYLHWGEPKTWYGAPGFAAEQLEAVMKKLAPELFQIQPDLLHQLVTIMNPNTLMSYGVPIYRTNQCAGEFVITFPRAYHSGFNQGFNFAEAVNFCTVDWMALGRQCVDHYRLLHRYCVFSHDEMICKMASKANSLDVVLASAVQKDMKDMIREEQDLRDKVRKMGVLHCEQAEYDLLQDDERQCAKCRTTCFLSAITCPCSPGQLVCLHHIQDLCSCPLTNYTLNYRFTLDDLYPMMNVVKQRAESYDEWASRVTETLEAKLDKKKSLSVFRSLINESESKMFPDNDLLRQLRLVTQDAEKCFSVAQQLLNGKRQTRYRCGGGKTQSQLTVQELRSFVRQLYNIPCSLPQAPKLKDLLNCIEDFQQHSEKVLMDEASGTAVIQSLLDVSFDFDVELPELPILRERLEQARWLEGVQQTSAQPSTLTLETMRRLIDQGVGLTPHPSVEKAMAHLQELLTVSEHWEEKTSILLKARPPPSIEVLSEAAEKVVGIPAYLPNCMMLKDSISRAREWLQEAEAFQDGDSIPLFDELSDMVIRGQAIPVQLDSLKHLEFLVAELQAWKESAAKTFLIKNSHFTLLEVLCPRFEVGAGSPKRKSKKAKDCSKKKMVKLDCLSDVEKALLETKDTTSALATLGEVRLREMWALSSLRAANESKLLPTADCMDLKVCVCQNPPMGAMLQCELCRDAFHSVCVRAPSDSRSTQAWLCPDCRRSEKPPLDKVLPLLASLQRIQVRLPEGDALHYLVERTVSWQHRARQVSASCGLPDLEENFTTSPSPVGKPPCLTPEWNRTSHDQMVFYTEQRCIPLQGLSVELEELMVEGLLLQVSLPEITQLYHVLLNGLGTHHTHGRTSQQEDDPSGCDKRKQCNSQGRSSPQKEDGLKKEVVNGAEKKAKRRLEREALETERRDKAKKLQNKRQKMNKEKNLERRAASTSSSPRSDFSQSDDSEEEMAMCPAEGCQQPEGDEVDWVQCDGSCNQWFHQVCVGVTAELAEKEDYVCVSCTISDGR; from the exons GACTGGCAGCCTCCATTTGCATGTGATGTTGACAGACTGCACTTCACTCCTCGGATACAGAGGCTAAATGAACTGGAG GCACAGACCAGAGTTAAGCTTAACTTCTTGGACCAGATTGCAAAGTTCTGGGAGTTGCAGGGGTGTTCCCTGAAGATTCCTCATGTGGAAAGGAAGATATTGGACCTGTATCAACTCAACAAG AATGTTGCAGATGAGGGCGGATTTGATATTGTGTGTCGCGATAGACGTTGGACGGCGATTGCGCTTAAGATGGGCTTTGCTCCTGGCAAGGCTGTTGGCTCTCACTTACGGTCACACTATGAGAGACTTCTCTACCCCTACAACCTCTTCCAGAGTGGAGCCAACCTCCTG GCACCAGAGCTTGCATCCAAGCTGATGCGTTTAGTGTCTGCTCCTGAACTTGACACG TTTGTCCAGGAGCCAACCCTGCCAGTTGACACGAGTGACAAGGAGTGTAAACCCCCTGACTTGACCGAGAGGCAGCACTTTGTTGAGCCAACTGAGTCCTGCTGCAACAGCGCCCACAGAGCAAAGCGGATGAGAGCTGAG TCAGGTTGTGTGAAGACAGAACCAGGAACTGAACCCTGTGAAAACAACAGACCAAATCTGAGGAGGAGGATGGGCTCTTTTGTTGCCAAGCCCGAGCCAG ACATTCCCATTCTAGTGAAACAAGAACCCATCGAGCCGGTGAGCGAGGCAGACAAAAACAAGTCTCGATATAAGAAAAAAACAAGTATTGATGCCCCACCTCCTGCAGTGAGTGTA GTGGACCTGTATATGTGTCTGGTGTGTGGCAGCGGGAGTGACGAGGATCGTCTTCTGTTGTGTGATGGCTGTGACGCTAGTTACCACACCTTCTGTCTCATACCCCCTCTACACGACATCCCCAAAGGAGACTGGAGGTGCCCCAAGTGCCTGGCTCAA GAGTGCAGCAAACCTCAGGAGGCATTTGGCTTTGAGCAAGCATACAGGGACTACTCTTTGCGGGCTTTTGGAGAAATGGCAGACTCCTTCAAATCTGATTACTTCAACATGCCAGTTCAT ATGGTTCCCACAGAGTTGGTGGAAAAAGAGTTCTGGCGCTTGGTGAGCACCATCGAAGAGGACGTCACAGTGGAGTACGGAGCAGATATAGCCTCCAAGGAGTTTGGGAGCGGGTTCCCCATCAAGAATGGAAGATTTAAGGTTTCAGAAAAGGATGAG AAGTACCTGAAGTGTGGCTGGAACCTGAACAACATGGCGATGATGGACCCGTCAGTGTTGACTCATGTCACAGCAGACATCTGTGGGATGACGCTACCTTGGCTCTATGTAGGCATGTGCTTCTCCTCCTTCTGCTGGCACATCGAGGACCACTGGAGCTACTCCATCAACTACCTGCACTG GGGGGAACCGAAGACATGGTATGGAGCACCTGGCTTTGCTGCAGAACAGCTGGAGGCTGTGATGAAGAAACTAGCTCCAGAGCTGTTTCAGATTCAGCCAGATCTCCTCCACCAGCTGGTCACCATCATGAACCCCAACACCCTCATGTCCTACGGGGTTCCG ATTTACAGAACCAATCAGTGTGCTGGTGAGTTTGTCATTACTTTCCCCAGAGCCTATCACAGTGGTTTCAACCAAGGTTTTAACTTCGCTGAGGCTGTCAACTTCTGCACTGTGGACTGG ATGGCATTAGGCCGCCAATGCGTTGACCACTACAGACTGCTGCATCGGTACTGTGTTTTCTCCCACGACGAGATGATCTGCAAGATGGCCTCCAAGGCCAACAGTCTGGATGTGGTCCTGGCGTCGGCTGTCCAGAAGGATATGAAGGATATGATcagagaggaacaggacctacGAGATAAAGTCCGCAAGATG GGGGTGTTGCATTGTGAGCAGGCGGAATACGATCTCCTGCAGGATGATGAGCGACAGTGTGCCAAATGTAGGACCACCTGTTTCCTGTCTGCCATCACCTGCCCCTGCAGCCCCGGCCAGCTGGTCTGTCTCCACCacatccaggacctctgctcCTGCCCCCTCACCAACTACACACTGAA TTATAGATTTACACTGGATGATCTGTACCCCATGATGAATGTGGTGAAGCAGCGAGCTGAGTCCTACGACGAGTGGGCATCCCGCGTGACAGAGACTCTGGAGGCTAAGCTGGACAAGAAAAAAA GCTTGTCAGTCTTCCGCTCCCTCATTAACGAATCAGAGTCCAAGATGTTCCCTGACAATGACCTCTTGCGTCAGCTCCGTTTAGTCACACAGGATGCAGAGAAGTGCTTCTCAGTGGCCCAGCAGCTACTCAACGGCAAAAGGCAGACTAG GTATCGGTGTGGTGGGGGGAAGACCCAGAGCCAGCTGACCGTGCAGGAGCTGAGGTCATTTGTCAGGCAACTTTACAACATCCCTTGCAGCCTTCCTCAAGCCCCCAAATTAAAG GATCTCTTGAATTGCATCGAAGACTTCCAGCAGCACAGTGAGAAAGTTCTGATGGATGAGGCCAGCGGCACAGCGGTGATCCAGAGTCTTCTAGACGTTAGCTTTGACTTTGATGTGGAGCTGCCTGAACTTCCGATACTACGGGAAAGGCTGGAGCAAGCCCGTTGGCTGGAGGGTGTGCAGCAGACCAGCGCCCAGCCATCCACCCTCACCCTGGAGACCATGCGGAGGCTGATAGACCAGGGTGTGGGCCTGACCCCTCACCCCTCCGTGGAGAAGGCCATGGCTCATCTGCAGGAGCTGCTCACGGTGTCTGAACATTGGGAGGAAAAGACCAGCATCCTCCTCAAGGCCAG GCCCCCCCCATCTATAGAAGTCCTCTCTGAAGCAGCTGAGAAGGTGGTGGGTATACCTGCTTACCTCCCCAACTGTATGATGCTGAAGGACTCCATCAGTAGGGCCAGGGAGTGGCTTCAGGAAGCAGAGGCATTTCAG GATGGAGATTCCATTCCATTGTTTGACGAGCTCTCTGATATGGTTATACGAGGACAAGCCATCCCAGTCCAGCTGGACTCTCTAAAACATCTAGAGTTTCTGGTAGCAGAGCTGCAGGCCTGGAAGGAGTCTGCTGCTAAAACTTTCCTCATCAAAAACTCTCACTTCACTCTGCTTGAG GTTCTGTGTCCAAGATTTGAGGTTGGAGCAGGGTCTCCGAAAAGGAAGTCGAAAAAAGCTAAAGACTGCAGTAAGAAGAAGATGGTGAAGCTAGACTGTCTCAGTGATGTGGAAAAAGCTCTCTTAGAGACCAAGGACACTACCTCAGCT CTGGCAACTCTCGGGGAAGTGCGGTTACGGGAGATGTGGGCCCTCTCCTCCCTCCGGGCAGCTAACGAGTCCAAGCTCCTCCCTACGGCAGACTGCATGGacctgaaggtgtgtgtgtgtcagaatccCCCCATGGGAGCCATGTTACAGTGTGAGCTCTGCCGGGACGCCTTCCACAGCGTGTGTGTGAGGGCTCCCTCAGACTCCCGTTCAACCCAGGCCTGGCTGTGTCCAGACTGCCGACGCTCGGAGAAGCCCCCCCTGGACAAGGTCCTGCCCTTGCTGGCGTCGCTGCAGCGTATTCAGGTGCGTCTACCGGAAGGCGATGCGCTTCACTATTTGGTTGAGAGAACAGTCAGCTGGCAACACCGTGCGCGACAGGTCTCGGCCTCCTGTGGCCTTCCAGACCTGGAGGAGAACTTTACAACTTCACCATCTCCGGTTGGAAAG CCACCATGTTTGACTCCAGAGTGGAACAGGACAAGTCATGATCAGATGGTCTTCTACACTGAGCAACGATGCATTCCTCTGCAGG GTCTGAGTGTGGAGCTGGAGGAGCTGATGGTGGAAGGGCTCCTGCTGCAGGTGTCTCTGCCAGAGATCACACAgctctaccatgtgttactgaaCGGGCTGGGAACGCATCACACTCACGGACGCACGTCACAGCAAGAGGACGACCCCTCGGGCTGTGACAAACGCAAGCAGTGCAACTCTCAGGGAAGAAGCTCTCCAcaaaaagag GATGGCCTGAAAAAGGAAGTAGTTAACGGAGCAGAGAAGAAGGCCAAGCGACGCCTGGAGAGGGAGGCTCTGGAGACAGAGCGCAGGGACAAGGCTAAGAAGCTCCAAAACAAGAGACAGAAAATGAACAAGGAGAAGAACCTGGAACGCAGGGCAGCCTCGACCTCCTCATCTCCTCGTTCCGACTTCTCCCAGTCAGACGACTCTGAAGAGGAGATGGCCATGTGTCCAGCAGAGGGATGCCAGCAGCCAGAAGGAGATGAG GTGGACTGGGTCCAGTGTGACGGCAGCTGTAACCAGTGGTTCCAccaggtctgtgtgggtgtgacagCCGAGTTGGCTGAGAAAGAGGACTATGTGTGTGTCAGCTGTACAATAAGCGATGGCCGCTGA
- the LOC106567205 gene encoding lysine-specific demethylase 5B-B isoform X1, with product MTQPRPDEFKPPQECPVFEPSWEEFADPFAYINKIRPIAEKTGICKVRPPPDWQPPFACDVDRLHFTPRIQRLNELEAQTRVKLNFLDQIAKFWELQGCSLKIPHVERKILDLYQLNKNVADEGGFDIVCRDRRWTAIALKMGFAPGKAVGSHLRSHYERLLYPYNLFQSGANLLAPELASKLMRLVSAPELDTFVQEPTLPVDTSDKECKPPDLTERQHFVEPTESCCNSAHRAKRMRAEVDALVVQSHTHLSEELLLKPSGCVKTEPGTEPCENNRPNLRRRMGSFVAKPEPDIPILVKQEPIEPVSEADKNKSRYKKKTSIDAPPPAVSVVDLYMCLVCGSGSDEDRLLLCDGCDASYHTFCLIPPLHDIPKGDWRCPKCLAQECSKPQEAFGFEQAYRDYSLRAFGEMADSFKSDYFNMPVHMVPTELVEKEFWRLVSTIEEDVTVEYGADIASKEFGSGFPIKNGRFKVSEKDEKYLKCGWNLNNMAMMDPSVLTHVTADICGMTLPWLYVGMCFSSFCWHIEDHWSYSINYLHWGEPKTWYGAPGFAAEQLEAVMKKLAPELFQIQPDLLHQLVTIMNPNTLMSYGVPIYRTNQCAGEFVITFPRAYHSGFNQGFNFAEAVNFCTVDWMALGRQCVDHYRLLHRYCVFSHDEMICKMASKANSLDVVLASAVQKDMKDMIREEQDLRDKVRKMGVLHCEQAEYDLLQDDERQCAKCRTTCFLSAITCPCSPGQLVCLHHIQDLCSCPLTNYTLNYRFTLDDLYPMMNVVKQRAESYDEWASRVTETLEAKLDKKKSLSVFRSLINESESKMFPDNDLLRQLRLVTQDAEKCFSVAQQLLNGKRQTRYRCGGGKTQSQLTVQELRSFVRQLYNIPCSLPQAPKLKDLLNCIEDFQQHSEKVLMDEASGTAVIQSLLDVSFDFDVELPELPILRERLEQARWLEGVQQTSAQPSTLTLETMRRLIDQGVGLTPHPSVEKAMAHLQELLTVSEHWEEKTSILLKARPPPSIEVLSEAAEKVVGIPAYLPNCMMLKDSISRAREWLQEAEAFQDGDSIPLFDELSDMVIRGQAIPVQLDSLKHLEFLVAELQAWKESAAKTFLIKNSHFTLLEVLCPRFEVGAGSPKRKSKKAKDCSKKKMVKLDCLSDVEKALLETKDTTSALATLGEVRLREMWALSSLRAANESKLLPTADCMDLKVCVCQNPPMGAMLQCELCRDAFHSVCVRAPSDSRSTQAWLCPDCRRSEKPPLDKVLPLLASLQRIQVRLPEGDALHYLVERTVSWQHRARQVSASCGLPDLEENFTTSPSPVGKPPCLTPEWNRTSHDQMVFYTEQRCIPLQGLSVELEELMVEGLLLQVSLPEITQLYHVLLNGLGTHHTHGRTSQQEDDPSGCDKRKQCNSQGRSSPQKEDGLKKEVVNGAEKKAKRRLEREALETERRDKAKKLQNKRQKMNKEKNLERRAASTSSSPRSDFSQSDDSEEEMAMCPAEGCQQPEGDEVDWVQCDGSCNQWFHQVCVGVTAELAEKEDYVCVSCTISDGR from the exons GACTGGCAGCCTCCATTTGCATGTGATGTTGACAGACTGCACTTCACTCCTCGGATACAGAGGCTAAATGAACTGGAG GCACAGACCAGAGTTAAGCTTAACTTCTTGGACCAGATTGCAAAGTTCTGGGAGTTGCAGGGGTGTTCCCTGAAGATTCCTCATGTGGAAAGGAAGATATTGGACCTGTATCAACTCAACAAG AATGTTGCAGATGAGGGCGGATTTGATATTGTGTGTCGCGATAGACGTTGGACGGCGATTGCGCTTAAGATGGGCTTTGCTCCTGGCAAGGCTGTTGGCTCTCACTTACGGTCACACTATGAGAGACTTCTCTACCCCTACAACCTCTTCCAGAGTGGAGCCAACCTCCTG GCACCAGAGCTTGCATCCAAGCTGATGCGTTTAGTGTCTGCTCCTGAACTTGACACG TTTGTCCAGGAGCCAACCCTGCCAGTTGACACGAGTGACAAGGAGTGTAAACCCCCTGACTTGACCGAGAGGCAGCACTTTGTTGAGCCAACTGAGTCCTGCTGCAACAGCGCCCACAGAGCAAAGCGGATGAGAGCTGAGGTGGATGCCCTTGTCGTACAGAGCCACACACACTTGTCAGAAGAACTCCTCTTAAAACCA TCAGGTTGTGTGAAGACAGAACCAGGAACTGAACCCTGTGAAAACAACAGACCAAATCTGAGGAGGAGGATGGGCTCTTTTGTTGCCAAGCCCGAGCCAG ACATTCCCATTCTAGTGAAACAAGAACCCATCGAGCCGGTGAGCGAGGCAGACAAAAACAAGTCTCGATATAAGAAAAAAACAAGTATTGATGCCCCACCTCCTGCAGTGAGTGTA GTGGACCTGTATATGTGTCTGGTGTGTGGCAGCGGGAGTGACGAGGATCGTCTTCTGTTGTGTGATGGCTGTGACGCTAGTTACCACACCTTCTGTCTCATACCCCCTCTACACGACATCCCCAAAGGAGACTGGAGGTGCCCCAAGTGCCTGGCTCAA GAGTGCAGCAAACCTCAGGAGGCATTTGGCTTTGAGCAAGCATACAGGGACTACTCTTTGCGGGCTTTTGGAGAAATGGCAGACTCCTTCAAATCTGATTACTTCAACATGCCAGTTCAT ATGGTTCCCACAGAGTTGGTGGAAAAAGAGTTCTGGCGCTTGGTGAGCACCATCGAAGAGGACGTCACAGTGGAGTACGGAGCAGATATAGCCTCCAAGGAGTTTGGGAGCGGGTTCCCCATCAAGAATGGAAGATTTAAGGTTTCAGAAAAGGATGAG AAGTACCTGAAGTGTGGCTGGAACCTGAACAACATGGCGATGATGGACCCGTCAGTGTTGACTCATGTCACAGCAGACATCTGTGGGATGACGCTACCTTGGCTCTATGTAGGCATGTGCTTCTCCTCCTTCTGCTGGCACATCGAGGACCACTGGAGCTACTCCATCAACTACCTGCACTG GGGGGAACCGAAGACATGGTATGGAGCACCTGGCTTTGCTGCAGAACAGCTGGAGGCTGTGATGAAGAAACTAGCTCCAGAGCTGTTTCAGATTCAGCCAGATCTCCTCCACCAGCTGGTCACCATCATGAACCCCAACACCCTCATGTCCTACGGGGTTCCG ATTTACAGAACCAATCAGTGTGCTGGTGAGTTTGTCATTACTTTCCCCAGAGCCTATCACAGTGGTTTCAACCAAGGTTTTAACTTCGCTGAGGCTGTCAACTTCTGCACTGTGGACTGG ATGGCATTAGGCCGCCAATGCGTTGACCACTACAGACTGCTGCATCGGTACTGTGTTTTCTCCCACGACGAGATGATCTGCAAGATGGCCTCCAAGGCCAACAGTCTGGATGTGGTCCTGGCGTCGGCTGTCCAGAAGGATATGAAGGATATGATcagagaggaacaggacctacGAGATAAAGTCCGCAAGATG GGGGTGTTGCATTGTGAGCAGGCGGAATACGATCTCCTGCAGGATGATGAGCGACAGTGTGCCAAATGTAGGACCACCTGTTTCCTGTCTGCCATCACCTGCCCCTGCAGCCCCGGCCAGCTGGTCTGTCTCCACCacatccaggacctctgctcCTGCCCCCTCACCAACTACACACTGAA TTATAGATTTACACTGGATGATCTGTACCCCATGATGAATGTGGTGAAGCAGCGAGCTGAGTCCTACGACGAGTGGGCATCCCGCGTGACAGAGACTCTGGAGGCTAAGCTGGACAAGAAAAAAA GCTTGTCAGTCTTCCGCTCCCTCATTAACGAATCAGAGTCCAAGATGTTCCCTGACAATGACCTCTTGCGTCAGCTCCGTTTAGTCACACAGGATGCAGAGAAGTGCTTCTCAGTGGCCCAGCAGCTACTCAACGGCAAAAGGCAGACTAG GTATCGGTGTGGTGGGGGGAAGACCCAGAGCCAGCTGACCGTGCAGGAGCTGAGGTCATTTGTCAGGCAACTTTACAACATCCCTTGCAGCCTTCCTCAAGCCCCCAAATTAAAG GATCTCTTGAATTGCATCGAAGACTTCCAGCAGCACAGTGAGAAAGTTCTGATGGATGAGGCCAGCGGCACAGCGGTGATCCAGAGTCTTCTAGACGTTAGCTTTGACTTTGATGTGGAGCTGCCTGAACTTCCGATACTACGGGAAAGGCTGGAGCAAGCCCGTTGGCTGGAGGGTGTGCAGCAGACCAGCGCCCAGCCATCCACCCTCACCCTGGAGACCATGCGGAGGCTGATAGACCAGGGTGTGGGCCTGACCCCTCACCCCTCCGTGGAGAAGGCCATGGCTCATCTGCAGGAGCTGCTCACGGTGTCTGAACATTGGGAGGAAAAGACCAGCATCCTCCTCAAGGCCAG GCCCCCCCCATCTATAGAAGTCCTCTCTGAAGCAGCTGAGAAGGTGGTGGGTATACCTGCTTACCTCCCCAACTGTATGATGCTGAAGGACTCCATCAGTAGGGCCAGGGAGTGGCTTCAGGAAGCAGAGGCATTTCAG GATGGAGATTCCATTCCATTGTTTGACGAGCTCTCTGATATGGTTATACGAGGACAAGCCATCCCAGTCCAGCTGGACTCTCTAAAACATCTAGAGTTTCTGGTAGCAGAGCTGCAGGCCTGGAAGGAGTCTGCTGCTAAAACTTTCCTCATCAAAAACTCTCACTTCACTCTGCTTGAG GTTCTGTGTCCAAGATTTGAGGTTGGAGCAGGGTCTCCGAAAAGGAAGTCGAAAAAAGCTAAAGACTGCAGTAAGAAGAAGATGGTGAAGCTAGACTGTCTCAGTGATGTGGAAAAAGCTCTCTTAGAGACCAAGGACACTACCTCAGCT CTGGCAACTCTCGGGGAAGTGCGGTTACGGGAGATGTGGGCCCTCTCCTCCCTCCGGGCAGCTAACGAGTCCAAGCTCCTCCCTACGGCAGACTGCATGGacctgaaggtgtgtgtgtgtcagaatccCCCCATGGGAGCCATGTTACAGTGTGAGCTCTGCCGGGACGCCTTCCACAGCGTGTGTGTGAGGGCTCCCTCAGACTCCCGTTCAACCCAGGCCTGGCTGTGTCCAGACTGCCGACGCTCGGAGAAGCCCCCCCTGGACAAGGTCCTGCCCTTGCTGGCGTCGCTGCAGCGTATTCAGGTGCGTCTACCGGAAGGCGATGCGCTTCACTATTTGGTTGAGAGAACAGTCAGCTGGCAACACCGTGCGCGACAGGTCTCGGCCTCCTGTGGCCTTCCAGACCTGGAGGAGAACTTTACAACTTCACCATCTCCGGTTGGAAAG CCACCATGTTTGACTCCAGAGTGGAACAGGACAAGTCATGATCAGATGGTCTTCTACACTGAGCAACGATGCATTCCTCTGCAGG GTCTGAGTGTGGAGCTGGAGGAGCTGATGGTGGAAGGGCTCCTGCTGCAGGTGTCTCTGCCAGAGATCACACAgctctaccatgtgttactgaaCGGGCTGGGAACGCATCACACTCACGGACGCACGTCACAGCAAGAGGACGACCCCTCGGGCTGTGACAAACGCAAGCAGTGCAACTCTCAGGGAAGAAGCTCTCCAcaaaaagag GATGGCCTGAAAAAGGAAGTAGTTAACGGAGCAGAGAAGAAGGCCAAGCGACGCCTGGAGAGGGAGGCTCTGGAGACAGAGCGCAGGGACAAGGCTAAGAAGCTCCAAAACAAGAGACAGAAAATGAACAAGGAGAAGAACCTGGAACGCAGGGCAGCCTCGACCTCCTCATCTCCTCGTTCCGACTTCTCCCAGTCAGACGACTCTGAAGAGGAGATGGCCATGTGTCCAGCAGAGGGATGCCAGCAGCCAGAAGGAGATGAG GTGGACTGGGTCCAGTGTGACGGCAGCTGTAACCAGTGGTTCCAccaggtctgtgtgggtgtgacagCCGAGTTGGCTGAGAAAGAGGACTATGTGTGTGTCAGCTGTACAATAAGCGATGGCCGCTGA